A window of Fusarium verticillioides 7600 chromosome 7, whole genome shotgun sequence genomic DNA:
CCAGAACTCGACTGGCGATTCGCAGAATATCTTGGTTAAAGAGATTGTCTAGAACACCATCGGTCGCAAGAATAAGAATATCGCCGTGACGGAGCGCGTGCTGGGTAACGTCAGCATCCCTGGGAAGGTCGCTAAGTTGAGCACCACCAAACGCTGCCATGCGAGCAGCAACGCTGGGAGGTACGAGGGATAGTTGGAAAGGAGTATTAAAGGCGTGTGTTTGGGGTTCGGAATATGTATGAACTCCATTGAGTCGAAGTTGCAAAAAGCCGGAATCACCAAGGTTCGCAACGTCCAGGTTTCCATCTGCTCCAGCAATGGCCACACACGCTGTGCTTCCGCCAGCACGGAGACTCTTGTCGTTGCAGATTGCCTCATATCCCTTCTGCATCAATTGTCTTGCTGTCAAGGGAGGCTCTGAGCTAGTCTGGTGTTCGTGGGCAGCCAATGCCATATAATCGCAAAATCCGTGTGAGAAATCAGCGGGGTCGACACCGGAATCTACCCAGcccccaacaccatcagcaacgCCAAAGGCTACTGACCCGGAGTCGTTGATCCGGCTGACGAAGAAGGCATCGTGTCCAGATTCGGGTCGAGCGGAAGGTCGACGGTTTCGAGTGGGTTGAATGCGATTGTATGGGCTGAAGTGGAAGACGTGAGTGGAGGGATCGTATGGCCTGTCCTTGGcaatgaaggaggaggcgaCATGGTAAGAGAATCGAGGAGCATCGTTGGAGGTGGAGTAGAGTCTGGAGGGAGGGCACGAACTCATTGCGACATGAGGATGAGCACGGAGTCGGGAGCAGGATTGCGTCGGAGCTGGCACAGTTAGAATTGAGGGTTGTCGAGTATTTTACGGGCAATGCGACCAACCCTTAGCAAGCGTTCGCAATGAAGCCGTAGCAAGCCGATTGTAGGACGCAGCCATGGAGGGCTAGGAAGTGGATCGTCTAGAGACAAGAATCGATGGGAATAGTGACGAGTCGGAGCGAGGATCGGAGGAGGATTTAAATATTGGTGACGATAAGACTTTGATAAAAATTACAGAGAAATCATCTTTGCCAAGGAGATCGTAAGAGAAAAAAATTGGTGTCATGAGAGAAGTGGGATCGTGAACGGAGAAACAAAGTTGTTGAGTGCCGATTTACCAACTTGTTATCTAATCTTCCATGACTAGCCAAGCAAGCCCCTCCAATGGATATCCTTTCACAAGAACCAATTCCTCGGAACaaagaggcaagaaaacaccgaaccttgacaCAGGGTGTcgaaataaacttagtaaagagtcccctcAATTTAGGGTAGAATTACCTAAATACTTTTATCACTTGGGGgtaaggtcctgagttttctttcctcccctagtCAAGATAAAATAAAAGGAGGCGGTGCATGGGTTCACAGCCACTGCATGCTTCTCCAAGATTTTCCCGGATTCTCATCTCCGCAATTATTGATACCCGCTGTTGATCCGCGATCTATATCCGCGAGCAAGTCAGGTCACGTGGTTTCACGAGCGCTGTTCCTGCCGATTCCGAGAGCAGCGAAGCCGAAGTTGACAATCGCAAATTTGTGATTGGCCAGAGGTCATCCGTAGGTCCCAGTGTAAACTGCAATAACCGAGGAAGGTTTGCCAACCCAATACATGACGACGAGAATCCTCAAAACGCCACCCTTTGCGAATAGACAATTCAACTCTATCGGAGGAGATTGCACGGCTTTTCTTTCCTGTCAATTGTCTGACCACCGCTCCAACTAAACATTGCGAAGTTTGactgtccttctcctccgGTCCCAATCGCAATTGTACTTCCTCGATTCGATTCTTCGTCAAGATGGCTGCTCTTCGATCTTCTTCCCGACTCGTCGGAGCCTTCTCAAGGACGGCTGCTATCCGACCTGGCGCTGTCTTCACTCGTTCCATGGCCTCGGTCAGCGAGCCTCCCAAGGACTCTAATGCCAACCTCAAGTCTTTCCAAATCTACCGATGGAACCCCGATACCCCCAGCGAGAAGCCTCGTCTTCAGACCTACACTCTGGACCTTAACAAGACTGGACCTATGATTCTCGATGCCCTCATCCGAATCAAGAACGAGCTCGACCCTACTCTGACCTTCCGACGAAGTTGCCGTGAGGGTATCTGCGGTAGCTGCGCCATGAACATTAACGGACAGAACActcttgcttgcttgtgtATGTACCCCTTCATCGGGTCGCATGCGGCAAATCATGTCGGAAATTGAAGTGCTAATGTTAAGTCAGGCCGAATTCCCACTGAGGCTGCTTCCGACGTCAAGATCTACCCTCTCCCTCACACCTATGTCGTCAAGGACCTTGTCCCTGATTTGACACATTTCTACAAGCAGtacaagagcatcaagccCTACCTTCAGCGCGATACCCCTGCCGAAGACGTACGACCCCTTTCTCACTTACGGAATCTTACATTCACTAACCCAGTTCTCAGGGCAAGGAGTACCGACAGACTAAGGAGGACCGCCGCAAGCTCGACGGTCTCTACGAGTGCATTCTCTGCGCCTGCTGCTCTACCTCATGCCCATCTTACTGGTGGAACTCTGAGGAGTACCTTGGCCCCGCCATCCTTCTCCAGTCTTACCGATGGCTCGCCGACTCTCGTGACCAGCGCACCGCCGAGCGAAAGACCAACCTCGAGAACTCGATGAGCCTATACCGTTGCCACACTATTCTTAACTGCACGCGAGCCTGCCCCAAGGGTCTCAACCCtggcaaggccattgccgagatcaagaagcagatggCTTTCGGCAACTAGATTAACAAAAACCACGAATATGTCGCGAAAACGATGTGACGATTGGAGGGAGAAGCGAAGCATTTAAGGGTCGTCGCAGAGCAAAAATCTGCGTATGAGATTATTAGGACTTTAACCCTGTGTATAGGCTATGGATGGGAGTTCCACGCTGTGTTCTATAGCAAACTTGGCAATATTATTTTCTTGATCGTTCACCCCTGGTTCCTGTACCGTTGCCGTCTTGTGTT
This region includes:
- a CDS encoding succinate dehydrogenase [ubiquinone] iron-sulfur subunit, mitochondrial, which encodes MAALRSSSRLVGAFSRTAAIRPGAVFTRSMASVSEPPKDSNANLKSFQIYRWNPDTPSEKPRLQTYTLDLNKTGPMILDALIRIKNELDPTLTFRRSCREGICGSCAMNINGQNTLACLCRIPTEAASDVKIYPLPHTYVVKDLVPDLTHFYKQYKSIKPYLQRDTPAEDGKEYRQTKEDRRKLDGLYECILCACCSTSCPSYWWNSEEYLGPAILLQSYRWLADSRDQRTAERKTNLENSMSLYRCHTILNCTRACPKGLNPGKAIAEIKKQMAFGN